The Gambusia affinis linkage group LG09, SWU_Gaff_1.0, whole genome shotgun sequence DNA window GTGTTGGGATATTAGAGTGTCCCAACACTGGTAGGTGTATCATTTTGCACAGTAAACGGTCAGCCTGTATTGTGGTCTGCTAGAGGTTCTGAATTGCCACAGAATATTTTCGGAAGGCTATTCACTTCACAAAGTCCATTTTTCACTGTCTGTCATATTCATTTACTCTCTCTTTTTAATatgagtgtttatttttagatctGTAGATTATTCTCTGGAACgttccatttattttgataCCAGAACAAAACACTCTGAAGTTCCTGAGATATGATGAATCATTTTGGGGCACATCCTGGTGTTCCATCCACAAAGCTGCTTCTCTAGGCCCACTACAATCTTGGCTTCGAAACATTAACTAATGGGACAGCAGAAAAGACTATTCTTGTGTGCAAGTCGTGTAAAACAGTTAGCCTATTACCAAAGCTATTAAGACCTAAAATACCATCGTGACACAAAATATGCTGTAGCAGCACAGATATCCCCAATGCTAAAGGCAGTATCCACAGTTCACGTAaagaagtatatttttaaagacgTTAGATGAGAGggttcctgaaacacttgaagCTTCCTCCCCAATCTGCCTTTCTCAATCTTGTTACTCCTTGAGTTTGCACTGGATCCATAAGTaagaaaagcttaaataatattaaagaaGATAGCAACAGAGTTGGGAGTTAACTAATTACTTTtacttaattacatttatttgaattaggtttttttttgggggggggaagCATTTATGAGTAGTTTTACTACACagtacttttaatattttgttacatGTTATTATGAAttaatgttacttttatttgagtaaaatttttggATACTCTATccactgtgaatatttttactgaatcaaatctgaacatgttttgacttaaaaatgtgCCATATACAGACTTATAACTACAGTTTAAAGGGAGAACTCTGGATTGAACACAGCTTGTTCTAATGTTAGTTTGTATCTGCTGAGCCCGCTGAGATATTTGAAAGCCAAAAAGATGCAGTAAAACTGCATATTGTCACCATAAGTACTAACATATGCATACATGACCTACAGTAGCtattagttttataaaaaattttattgaaaaaaaacaaattggaaATGTTTCTCTTCTAAGCCAAAATGGAAAAGGAACAGAACTCAAGAGATACAACTTTAACCACTGTATTAAACAATCCAAGAATGATCAGAAAGTaaagataaaaccaaaaacagtaCATATGAATTATTATAAAGTATTACTAATTCTACTAAAACAAAAGCAGCCTCAGTTTCCTCAGAGGAatacaaaaagttgtttttgttttgtttgtttttttgcatacaTATAGGAATCAAAAAATGTTGAGAGAATAAATGTAGAAACTTTTGTCTTCTgtactattttttattttcacaaaaccaCTTCCTTAGATTTACATCAAAAGGTACAGTCATGACAAAAACATTGTTATGTAATGAAATATGTGTATCTGATTTGTCCTCTTACACCACTGTGGATCATGGCAGATgaccaggttctgctggaggtttctcctgttaaaggggaggttttcctctccactgtcaccacatgcatGTTCATTATGAAGGATTGCACTGAAGCCAATGACACAACACAAGCAACTGTCTGCTGTTGCTACATGTTGCAAGAGCAAACAATTACTGActgtgaatgctgcaagtcaacaACTTAATTGAGTCTTAAAttggaaaactttaaaactaatttaaaaataaattgaaccTAATTGAGCTTTGTTCAATTGGAATTTATGCATAGTTGAATTTAGATAACTTTGTTATACAATACTATGAAATGATGTGGTGTGAAATGGCGTTATATAAATTctaaccagattttttttttttaccatttttgttagatttacttgtatttattaatttaaagatttattctaaaataaaatcctcctgtcattattttttttaaagcactaaaATTAATCAAAGAATAAACACCATTAAGCGTGTCTGTTCTCGCGTGGTTTTAGTGTCACATGACCAGCCGTACATCGGAGTCTTAATAGACACCTGCTGCTTTTATGGTGGGAGATGCTGTTCATCGCTGCCGCAAGTAAGCTTCAAGGGGCTTTTGTAAGCCTGTAGCAAATGTTCATATTGCTGTCTCTCACTGATATGCCTCTCCACTTTTAGATGTGTGATTGTAGATCAAAACCTTCAACTGATCACATGGTTTGACAAGTGGGAACTGGAGAGTGTTTGTTTGGGATCTAGCATGCTAGCGCCCATTTCAAGTCCAAAGCCACACTTTCACTTTCACTCTGGACTGGACTAGTTGGATACTCCTCCGTCATCTCTCTCACCTCCACCAAGGAGCTGaactgttaaatgttttagataaagaaaaaaacatttcatatttcatggactatttgaaaaacttgtttgtatatattattgtaaatattgtttaatacATTCACTAATTTTGCACTATTTAGTTGGGTGTTTTTACAAATTACCACTCCCTCCAGCAGTCCAACCAATAATTTTTCTGATCTGACTCCATTATTAATTCACTCATAATTAGTATTTTAATATCCATATAAGTAATATATGTTACATAAAGGTTTGACATGCTGgccaatattaaaattttaacacacatttgaatacatttattgttttgtttttctttttctcactccCTACCAATATGGATGAATTTCAAAGACTTGCcataaaatgtccaaattctGTCAAGATTTGGAATTCTCTGTTGGAAAATTCCAGattttttgtttggaaaatttttaaacttttccaaattgAATTTGGTAACTTCATCTTTACCGAAGAAGTATTTGACTTTTTAGAACAATATagtaaaattaaaaggttttaaaccATTTCTGAGGCTGATTCTGAGTTCAACCACAATTCAATTGTGGTTGAATTTAGCAGCAGAAGCTGAATTGTGTTCTATTCTACCATATTCACTTTATTCATCTGAGAAGTCAGAAACATTTGTCATTTCTGAATTAGCTATTGTGTATGCAGAACGCGAATTGATAAAGTGAAGCAGGGAAGTATAATGCTAAGAGCAGCATGGTTGTTTTACTTGTGGAAAAATTGAAAtgactttctgcttttgtttccaaAGTTCACAATTCtattactgtatttatttaggtATTTGGAGAAGTTGTTCAGTTCTTTTCTCAAAGAACTGACAGACTTTTTATTACCCAAAAATACAACATGTAGAATTCAACAACACAGGTCTCAATTATATCAATTCAATgtggaaaatcagaaaaaattcATTTGGATAGAGCTGggttttttcattcattacGTGTTTCACATGCATAAAAGATGTATGataggtttattttttaaagaaaataatacaatatGGTAAGGGTGGTAAActtgtaattattgttttttagaaaaaatgcattttcatcaCATCTGTCATctatcaaagttttatttgaattcatAACTTTTATGAGTTCAAACATCTCAGAAGTGAGGTTTTCAATGAAAGCTGCCATATGTCATTTTCAAGCTGATCCTTTAACCTGTGAATACACACTTTCTTCAGTCATCaactctctctttttcttccctcttgATCTTCTACCATCAGATAAATGTAATGCAGCGTAGTTCAGATCAGGTCCAGTTTCAGtctatttaaagaaacatttacactcaGTTATTTTGTAATACTTGGATGTATTGATTTggatcacaaaaaataaatacagtgatTTAGATAATTACTTACATCATTTTCCATTTGGCTAAAGTTGTTTCTTCTTGGTGAGGAAGAGCTTTCTGTAAAAGTGGCAGCATCACATAATTAGTCGATTTCATTGTATATGCCGTTTTTATGTtatatgattttattaaaatttttcttgcatctacatctttgaaaaatataatccagtcactgaaacaaacctttaaaattttGACATGCTGATCTTTGTATTcgaaagcaaatgaaaacaatgttaaaaatgacagaaatgacCAAACAGATTATTGCGACTATTGTGACCATCAggatgttttcatctgttttacctggaaaacaaagagaaagtaTGTCATTCCCTAAACAAGAACATGTTATTGCTtcagaaataatttagaaatttaatgattattttagatattttcaataattgatttatACAGTCATACCATTTTTAAGATTCAGTTCATTTGCAAATAATATCTGTCCACATGTGGCCACAGCACAGGAGAGGGTATTGGCATCAGAGGAGCTGATATTCTTAGAGaagttgtaaaaacatttcttctgagAGTCAGATGTTTTGTCACAGTTTTCTGATCTTTTCCCATCGGTGTAAATCATGTCaggaaaagatttttctgaTCTGGCTGTGAACCAGAACACACTGGGTTCTCCTGAACAGTTTGTGTTCTCAGAGTCGGAGAGAACCGAACACTGCAGAGTCTCTGAGCCTGTCGGACGGGTGGAACCAGAGACTGTTGTCTGTTGAACAACAGTGTAGTTTGATGTCCTCTTATATCCTGTGGAATAATATAtagtaaacttaaataatacaACTAGAGTATTGCTAGAAAGAAGCGTTTTCGTGTTATTTGGTAGAgacatataaaaatgtttgtttattttttttaagtttggttCTGTTAAAAAGttcttagtattttttttataaatataaatgataaaatactgaaaaagcTAAGTCACAACATTTACTTAGGACAGCTTAAATATGGAACACTTAATTATATTTCATATCGatagatgtgtgtgtttgacaaAAGGGGTCAGAATTTGTTAAAGTTCTACAGCTCTAACAATAATTACATATAATTGGTATTTCATTTGTTCTTTATCTTccaaattttataaaatgtgcaaGATAGTGAAACcacaatctttttttaatcacattgaaaagtcaattttaccactgtgaagttcagtttttattaaaacaattctaaaatacaaatgatttaaattacAACCAAGACTTGTATAATATTACTAACAGTAAAgaatagaaaatatgaaagtaaaTTCCAATAATTTTGGAGGGCTTTCAATGTTTTTGCAGATATCTACAAACAGGGTTCTGCAGTTATATATTTCTACACCTTTTTCATATTGATTTTATAATTGATTTCATAATTGtttaacaaatattattttcattgtGTGGTTTAGCAGAATGAATAGTAATTTCCAAACTTGGCTAAGACCAgatcatttaaattttccaaCCCAAGTTCTCTACTTCTTAACACAGTTATACCCACTGCAGTAGTGCAAAAAGTTTCACAGTATcaaatacaaaactaaaattttataaatttctttATCCTTTGAGAAACAATTTGAACAATATAATAACTGTTGAGGCTGGAACTGAAATggagaaactgaaataaattttgccTTTCAGTCTACATTTACTTCAAATGTTATGTGATACAACAACATAGGAGACAAAAAGGACATGTTATATACAAAAATACTGAAGATAAACTTTGCGTGCCGGTTCTTAAAAGTTACAGACCGAAAATGTGGTCCGAAGATGCTTCTTGTATGCATCTTTCAGAAACATAATCCTGTCCAGAAGGACTCAAAGATGCACATGGGTCTCTCTGTGAATTAAAGTATCTGTACAATAATGAAAGAGAAGGATGACAGATTTACCTTTAATTGATAAATAAGTCCCACTCCATATAGATTCAAGTGTGTCCCTTTGAGCACAGTGATACATTCCCTCATCTTGTTgaactgttttgaaaattttaagaaTGCTGCCGTTCCCGTTTCCTTCTGCTTTGAATCGTGAAGAATTGAATTGTGATCCATAGTTTGAGGTTGTTGTTCGCTGCTGCATTACGATTAAATTCAGAGTATCTCCAGCACTTTGCTTGTACCAGTAAATCCATGTGTTGCTCTGATATTTCATACTAAACACACATCTCAAAGTCACAGTTTGACCAACTTCAGCTATGACCACTGAAACTGATGCATCTATATCAGGAAAAAGCAGaattgaaacaataaaaacaatataaaaagtaGAATATTCGATCGGTGAAGTAGGTGAAATGTATGTTTCACGcaagtcaacaagaaaatattCCATCTCAGTTAATGAAAAGTACTTACAGCCTTGATGAAGAAGTAACAATGTGAGCCAAAACAGAGTCATGGTGACACTGTCTTCGTTCAGAAAAAATATCCTTTAGTAACTCGTAGGAGGTGGGGAGATCTCGAGTGTCAAATGCATCTGATTGGTTTCTTCAGAATATACAAAAAGGGCATTTCCTGTACAATGAGCTTCTCTtctcatttttatgatttatttcattttgttaaatatctttGGATTGCCATGCATTGTAAATAGTTCTCTGCTAAAGTCaacatataaacagaaacaaggtAGTGAATAATCATGACACAATCGTCTGGAACAGGGAACAAAACACTATTCAGTTCCTTCCAGTGGGACGTCTGATACTGGCAGGAGGCTGCTAGTTTCTCATAGTAAGAGCAGTAGGAGCTGGTTGCAAACACTTAGTGGGCCAGCAGGTGTCAATCTTCATGTGATAATATGCAAAGTAGCACAAATAAATGCATCCAAAACCCACTGTCAAGTGCAGAGGTTCTAGACCAAATTTACCAGGAATGGCAGGGTGAGGCCAgtgtttcttgttgttttctttttgttttattttttccacggAGGCACAGATACTTTTTGCATTCCCTCACAGTGATGTACTGGTCAGTTTATGCAGCATAATTGAATATTGAAAGTCTTGTCTGCTAAAATATAAGGTTTCATAAGATTTATCCATGTATATTAGTACCTCGTTTGTGAGATATctgacattttatatatttttcctaaGGATAGAAATACACCACAAACCTATgtgcaaaatacaaaagcaaaacaagtcaAACATGGGCTTTTGCAGGCCTTCCaagatataaacagaaacttttcataagacaaaggggaaaaaaatatatccaaattgtttggactatttctgagtcGTTCTCACAGGGTTAtgaagtcatctgacagttttgattgtctgttttttgtgttggtAGTCTGGTTAATAAAGGGTCATTTTCATGTCCAGCTCCATCTTAGCCTTATAcagacaaacataaacatgcagttaataaatagattttcaaTCTGAGTTTTGCACCAAAGGGTTAAGAAAGGCTCAGTAAATGTGTATAAATTAGccattttaaattgacatttgtgacaTTATACAAAATAGACCAGGATGTATTTGCTAATTTAttgcaagaaaacacaaaacttatTGTGAGGTTTCGTTAAAGAATTCCCCACATCCCCTAGGGGTCTCCATAGCCAATAATTAATCAACATATTTATTATAGGTAAAATTTTCAAATGTGTTTAGAAATGCAACTTGACTTCCAAGTGCTCTATTAAGTGTTTCTCTAGAGCTATGCTTTTATGTTAGAAAATCATAATAACTGTAATATTACAGTTGATACTGAAATATTATGTCACAAGTTGTAAGTTGGCAGCATGACTCCTTATCGGGAGAATTAAGGATTGCTTTTCTGGTAGAGTTAAGTGGGTttcatgaaggtgtgaaaatcaAGGGTGGAAAGGCaaatagtttctgttttgttctctgaAGCAGTACGTTATTTGTACAACCAGGCGCCAAATGCAGGTAAGAACTGGTAGTGATGTGGAGTGTTTCCAAATTTCAGCTTGACGTTAGTTCCAGCTTTTCAGACTCACAAAGACACATGATATTTAATCAATGGAAAGCTGAAAAggggaaaatgtcaaaaaacaactttaatagAGACTACAAATGATTAGGTAATCAGGCAACTGGTGAAGACGAGCACAGAGTCTCATCACTTGACTGCTGACGATGGACCAGTTAGTGACTCTCAAGATCTGACCCATGAGGATAGCTGCTGCTTCAGAGGAAAATGGAGGACTTTGAATATGCAGAAGACCAGAACAGTCCTGAATAATGACATCTGGATTTGGGTTTCCAAGTGAAAGCCAGAGATTATGCTGTTGATGGAATTGCTGTACTTCCTAGAAGACCATTTAGACCGAGTCTATGAAACATCAGCCTGGTCATTGCTTTCCTATGCAATTCTCCTCAGTTGTTGTCTCTCTTCAGTGCTCTTTCTGGGATTTCTCCTCAGTCGGGCCAAtgagcaaacagaagaagttgtgaacgatgacgtGATTTTGTGCGTCGTTTTACAACTGTAGTCTGCCCTAGTTTTACAATGGCAGCTGAAGAAGTGAACATAGtcattcagtccatgttggccatgcttcaaaatatttaacttcaacaTCTGCTTCATTCAGCTCAGCACTTCTGCCTTTGCAGTGAGGGATTGTTGTTTACAGTGTAGGCAATTTCCAGGAAGTTTCACTACTAGTGCATTATACGTGTCTCAGACAAACCTTGGTGATTAggtcaaatgtaaaatttcaacAGTCCACTCCTCAAGGAACCAATAGTTTCTCAATAGCTGAGAGAAAATAAGACAATGACAAATGGCACTTGAACATTCATCCTAAAACATGTAGAATATAAATGTAGATGCATTAATAGCGGCATACAGTCTAGATGATCAACGAAAGGCACATAGTTTCTTTAGACCTGGACTCATATATTTGATGTGTGTAAATAAGACTAAAAGAACAAATTGACTTTCTGATGTCAACTCAAAATTAACATTTCCTACTTTAGGTCAGTTAGGTTTAACCAATTCTAAATGCTTGAtagatgcaaaaataatgaaatgttg harbors:
- the LOC122836807 gene encoding uncharacterized protein LOC122836807, coding for MKYQSNTWIYWYKQSAGDTLNLIVMQQRTTTSNYGSQFNSSRFKAEGNGNGSILKIFKTVQQDEGMYHCAQRDTLESIWSGTYLSIKGYKRTSNYTVVQQTTVSGSTRPTGSETLQCSVLSDSENTNCSGEPSVFWFTARSEKSFPDMIYTDGKRSENCDKTSDSQKKCFYNFSKNISSSDANTLSCAVATCGQILFANELNLKNGKTDENILMVTIVAIICLVISVIFNIVFICFRIQRSACQNFKESSSSPRRNNFSQMENDTETGPDLNYAALHLSDGRRSRGKKKRELMTEESVYSQVKGSA